A window from Vulcanimicrobium alpinum encodes these proteins:
- a CDS encoding NAD(P)-dependent oxidoreductase, whose translation MRVVFRSPILRPQFEELAGRHGVAFVVPEDEAALHKALADADALWMWPDFYDAGLVGAIAPHAHRLRWVQLQTMGYDPVEAHGIPPGVTVTTAGDAFAPAVAEHALALLLALVRQVHRAARAQRWDPSIAAGIGTLVDARIAVLGFGSIGREIAQRLRACGARVVAITRRGVPHPLVDEMHSVEELAAALAGADALIVAAPLTAGTRAIVGAATLAMLPPRAVVVNIARGGLVDHDALLAALRHGTIAGAGLDVTDPEPLPGEHPLWRRPDVIVTPHVAGYGGAVSPRRLLERVERNLTLYRAGAPLENAVNLVAGA comes from the coding sequence ATGCGCGTCGTCTTCCGCAGTCCGATCCTCCGCCCGCAGTTCGAAGAGCTCGCCGGCCGCCACGGCGTCGCGTTCGTCGTACCGGAGGACGAGGCTGCGCTCCACAAGGCGCTCGCCGACGCCGACGCGCTGTGGATGTGGCCGGACTTCTACGACGCCGGGCTCGTCGGCGCGATCGCACCGCACGCGCACCGTCTGCGCTGGGTGCAGCTGCAGACGATGGGCTACGACCCGGTCGAAGCGCACGGCATCCCGCCGGGGGTGACGGTCACGACGGCAGGCGACGCCTTCGCTCCCGCGGTCGCGGAACACGCGCTCGCGCTGCTGCTCGCGCTCGTGCGTCAAGTGCACCGCGCCGCTCGCGCGCAGCGCTGGGATCCGTCGATCGCTGCCGGCATTGGGACGCTGGTCGACGCGCGCATCGCGGTGCTGGGGTTCGGCTCGATCGGGCGCGAGATCGCGCAGCGTCTGCGCGCGTGCGGCGCGCGCGTCGTCGCGATCACGCGCCGCGGGGTTCCGCATCCGCTCGTCGACGAGATGCATTCCGTCGAGGAGCTGGCCGCCGCGCTCGCCGGCGCGGACGCGCTGATCGTCGCCGCGCCGCTGACCGCAGGGACGCGCGCGATCGTCGGGGCCGCGACGCTCGCGATGCTTCCGCCGCGCGCCGTCGTCGTCAACATCGCCCGCGGCGGGCTGGTCGACCACGATGCGCTCCTCGCGGCGCTCCGCCACGGCACGATCGCCGGCGCGGGGCTCGACGTCACCGACCCCGAGCCGCTTCCCGGCGAGCACCCGCTGTGGCGGCGGCCCGACGTCATCGTGACGCCGCACGTGGCGGGTTACGGCGGCGCCGTCTCACCCCGGCGCTTGCTCGAGCGCGTCGAGCGCAACTTGACCCTCTACCGCGCCGGCGCGCCGCTGGAGAACGCCGTCAACCTCGTCGCCGGAGCGTGA
- a CDS encoding LytR/AlgR family response regulator transcription factor has translation MRVLVVDDEPLVRGELVYALGKVASDAVIDEANDAIEALRALAATPYDVAFLDINLPGLNGLEATRVIAALPSPPQIVFVTADDSRAVDAFELAAIDYVVKPVSQARLARTVERLRASRAPGAAHAAPAEIPRRVALEDGERTRLVKVAEIRYLQANGHVVTARIGEGDLRWKGSLADAAARLEPAGFLRVHRAYLVNPERVVEVEPYFGGSYLLRVDDKLRSEVPVSRNFLPAVRRALGL, from the coding sequence GTGCGCGTGTTAGTGGTCGACGACGAACCGCTCGTTCGCGGCGAGCTCGTATACGCGCTCGGAAAGGTCGCGAGCGACGCCGTGATCGACGAAGCGAACGACGCGATCGAGGCGCTGCGCGCGCTCGCCGCGACGCCGTACGACGTCGCGTTTCTCGACATCAATCTGCCGGGGCTCAACGGTCTCGAGGCGACGCGCGTGATCGCCGCGCTGCCGTCACCGCCGCAGATCGTCTTCGTCACCGCCGACGACTCGCGCGCCGTCGACGCATTCGAGCTCGCCGCGATCGATTACGTGGTCAAGCCGGTCTCGCAGGCGCGGCTCGCGCGGACCGTCGAGCGCCTGCGCGCGTCGCGCGCCCCCGGCGCCGCGCACGCCGCACCGGCCGAGATTCCGCGGCGCGTCGCGCTCGAAGACGGCGAGCGCACGCGGCTGGTGAAAGTCGCCGAGATTCGCTACTTGCAGGCCAACGGACACGTCGTCACCGCGCGGATCGGCGAGGGCGACCTGCGCTGGAAAGGATCGCTCGCGGACGCCGCGGCGCGCCTCGAACCGGCGGGCTTTCTACGCGTCCATCGCGCGTATCTGGTGAACCCCGAACGCGTCGTCGAGGTCGAACCCTACTTCGGCGGTTCGTATCTCCTGCGGGTCGACGACAAACTGCGCAGCGAGGTCCCGGTGTCACGGAATTTTCTGCCCGCCGTGCGCCGGGCACTGGGGCTCTAG
- a CDS encoding amino acid permease: MSFVSDLFATSSVDKLRELSRSKTLRRALTAKDLVAIGLGTMIGGGIFTTIGTGVKGAGPAVILSYLLAGVTSFFAALCYAELGAMVPVAGSAYTYAYATLGKLFAWIIGFALIFEYGISAAPVAQQFSAALQDALKPVIVLPFWAQQSNLVTHGAFWQVWTWDLPHSQVDALGAAFVLGLSLLLSVGIRESATTNNIFVVLKISALMVFIVAGLALFHPGNLADFVPHGLGAIQPFGGAAEASQPIGIIPVAAYVFFSYIGFDTATTTAEECKNPQRDVPLGVIGALAIGTVIYCATAIVLVGAMPWAQIPDKNPLIAALAPLHLPFLNWVITIGILAGTTSVALSSLLGQTRIFFVMARDKMLPPQVAAIHPRFKTPVVTTMITGVAVAILTLIFPLTQLLLLVNIGTLVAFTVVCAGVLYLRRRRPDLPRAFRVPFVPLFPILGIVFSAFLAIFGLSRDTWIFFSIALVIGLVFFFSYGFWRSNPQEIEPVVEPDGLIELA; this comes from the coding sequence ATGTCCTTCGTCTCCGACCTGTTCGCCACGAGTTCGGTCGACAAGCTGCGCGAGCTGAGCAGGAGCAAAACGCTCCGCCGCGCGCTCACTGCCAAGGATCTCGTCGCGATCGGCCTGGGCACGATGATCGGCGGCGGAATCTTCACCACGATCGGGACCGGCGTCAAAGGCGCCGGTCCCGCTGTCATCTTGTCGTACCTGCTCGCCGGCGTCACGTCGTTCTTCGCCGCTCTCTGCTACGCGGAGCTCGGCGCGATGGTTCCGGTTGCGGGGAGCGCGTACACCTACGCATACGCGACGCTGGGGAAGCTCTTCGCGTGGATCATCGGCTTCGCGCTGATCTTCGAATACGGGATCAGCGCGGCGCCGGTCGCGCAGCAGTTCTCGGCCGCGCTCCAGGACGCGCTCAAGCCGGTGATCGTGCTGCCGTTTTGGGCGCAGCAGTCGAATCTGGTGACGCACGGCGCGTTCTGGCAAGTGTGGACGTGGGATCTTCCGCACTCGCAAGTCGACGCACTCGGCGCCGCATTCGTGCTCGGCCTTTCGCTGCTGCTCTCGGTCGGGATCCGTGAATCGGCGACGACGAACAACATCTTCGTGGTGCTGAAGATCTCGGCGCTGATGGTCTTCATCGTCGCCGGGCTGGCGCTGTTCCATCCCGGCAACCTCGCGGATTTCGTCCCGCACGGTCTCGGCGCGATCCAGCCGTTCGGCGGCGCCGCCGAAGCGTCGCAGCCGATCGGGATCATCCCCGTCGCCGCCTACGTGTTCTTCAGCTACATCGGCTTCGACACGGCGACGACGACGGCGGAAGAGTGCAAGAATCCGCAGCGCGACGTGCCGCTCGGGGTGATCGGGGCGCTGGCGATCGGGACGGTGATCTACTGCGCGACGGCGATCGTGCTGGTCGGGGCGATGCCGTGGGCGCAGATTCCTGACAAGAACCCGCTGATCGCGGCGCTCGCGCCGCTGCACCTGCCGTTTCTCAACTGGGTGATCACGATCGGGATCCTCGCCGGGACGACCAGCGTCGCGCTCTCATCGCTGCTCGGACAGACGCGGATCTTCTTCGTGATGGCGCGCGACAAGATGCTCCCGCCGCAGGTGGCGGCGATCCACCCGCGCTTCAAGACGCCGGTCGTCACCACGATGATCACCGGCGTCGCCGTCGCGATCCTCACGTTGATCTTTCCGCTCACGCAATTGCTGCTGCTGGTGAACATCGGCACGCTGGTTGCATTCACCGTCGTGTGCGCGGGCGTGCTCTACCTGCGCCGGCGGCGGCCGGATCTGCCGCGCGCTTTCCGCGTCCCGTTCGTCCCGCTCTTCCCGATCCTCGGGATCGTGTTCTCCGCGTTTCTCGCGATCTTCGGACTCTCGCGCGACACCTGGATCTTCTTTTCGATCGCGCTCGTGATCGGGCTGGTGTTTTTCTTCTCGTACGGGTTTTGGCGATCGAATCCGCAGGAGATCGAGCCCGTCGTGGAACCCGACGGTCTGATCGAGCTGGCATGA
- a CDS encoding sensor histidine kinase has product MSTNVLDLLVEALPHLRGGLGTESAQFTATLLYENLNLDACAVVDTRHVLAYVGRGEDHHVVGGPALTGLTHRAIATRQSCTGRSRAEIGCPHPDCPLTSVAIAPFVVRGQAIGALKLYRAGTPIAEDDERVAVGLARVFSTSLEVAELDAREALVTQAELDALRARVAPHFLFNTLTTIAALTRTDPERAHDLVVDFAEYFRDSLAQHAEFVSLDEELEHVEQYLRFELARFGERLQVAFDIDPRARLAMVPVLSVQPLVENAIAHGIAPKGGSGTVRVIARPDGEGTEIAVIDDGVGFDAKAPPRGNGIGMNNVNQRLTRLFGAGSGLRVQSGRGAGTMVSFTVPARLPAAAR; this is encoded by the coding sequence GTGAGCACCAACGTGCTCGATCTGCTGGTCGAGGCGCTCCCGCATCTGCGCGGCGGACTGGGGACCGAGTCGGCCCAGTTCACCGCGACGCTGCTCTACGAGAACCTGAACCTCGACGCGTGCGCGGTCGTCGACACCCGGCACGTGCTGGCATACGTCGGCCGCGGCGAAGACCATCACGTCGTGGGCGGCCCCGCGCTCACCGGCCTCACCCACCGCGCGATCGCGACCAGACAGTCGTGCACCGGCCGCAGCCGGGCCGAGATCGGCTGTCCGCATCCGGACTGTCCGCTGACCTCGGTCGCGATCGCGCCGTTCGTCGTGCGCGGTCAGGCGATCGGCGCGCTCAAGCTGTACCGCGCGGGCACGCCGATCGCCGAGGACGACGAGCGCGTCGCCGTCGGTCTGGCGCGCGTGTTCTCGACCTCGCTCGAGGTCGCCGAACTCGACGCGCGCGAAGCGCTGGTCACGCAGGCCGAGCTCGACGCGCTGCGCGCGCGCGTCGCACCGCACTTTCTCTTCAACACGCTCACGACGATCGCGGCGCTGACCCGGACCGATCCGGAGCGCGCGCACGATCTGGTCGTCGATTTCGCCGAGTACTTCCGCGACTCGCTGGCCCAGCACGCGGAGTTCGTCTCGCTCGACGAAGAGCTCGAGCACGTCGAGCAGTATCTGCGCTTCGAACTGGCGCGCTTCGGCGAACGCCTGCAAGTCGCGTTCGACATCGATCCGCGCGCGCGGCTCGCGATGGTGCCGGTCCTCTCCGTTCAGCCGCTGGTCGAGAACGCGATCGCGCACGGGATCGCGCCGAAGGGCGGGAGCGGGACGGTGCGCGTCATCGCGCGTCCCGACGGCGAGGGGACGGAGATCGCGGTGATCGACGACGGCGTCGGATTCGATGCGAAGGCCCCGCCGCGCGGCAACGGGATCGGGATGAACAACGTGAACCAGCGGCTCACGAGACTCTTCGGCGCCGGCAGCGGCCTGCGAGTGCAGAGCGGCCGCGGCGCCGGAACGATGGTTTCTTTTACGGTCCCCGCGCGCCTCCCGGCGGCCGCGCGATGA
- a CDS encoding TMEM175 family protein translates to MKRLVGRDAMHKGRFDAFTDGVFAVAITLMVLEIHVPELHEPDDAHVRAFLLTLGGPLVTYALSFATVGLIWLNHHATFAPVRRVNRSVNALNLVLLAIVCFVPFPTALISRYGPLPSSTLLYGLTLTLMSIAYFAVWQTAVRSDPEAPPVTRAVMIRGGIGTFFYVLGTVLAFWAPRAAIGVFIAVTVYYSLPGLFNLRDIDADERTAA, encoded by the coding sequence ATGAAACGGCTGGTCGGCCGGGATGCGATGCACAAGGGGCGGTTCGACGCCTTCACCGACGGCGTCTTCGCCGTCGCGATCACGCTGATGGTCCTCGAGATCCACGTCCCCGAACTTCACGAGCCCGACGACGCGCACGTCCGCGCGTTCCTGCTCACGCTGGGCGGGCCGCTGGTGACCTATGCGCTGAGCTTCGCGACCGTCGGGTTGATCTGGCTTAACCATCACGCCACGTTCGCGCCGGTGCGGCGGGTGAACCGGAGCGTGAACGCGCTCAACCTCGTCCTGCTCGCGATCGTCTGCTTCGTGCCGTTCCCGACGGCCCTGATCTCGCGCTATGGTCCGTTGCCGTCGTCGACGCTCCTGTACGGACTGACGCTCACCCTGATGTCGATCGCGTACTTCGCCGTGTGGCAGACCGCAGTGCGGAGCGATCCGGAAGCCCCGCCGGTGACCCGTGCGGTGATGATCCGCGGCGGGATCGGGACATTCTTCTACGTGCTGGGTACCGTGCTCGCGTTCTGGGCGCCGCGCGCGGCGATCGGCGTCTTCATCGCCGTGACGGTGTACTACTCGTTGCCTGGACTCTTCAACTTGCGCGACATCGACGCCGATGAACGGACCGCTGCGTGA
- the pdxA gene encoding 4-hydroxythreonine-4-phosphate dehydrogenase PdxA, with amino-acid sequence MSRPTIGITMGDAAGVGPEIIAKALGHRAYYAACRPLVIGDASILQRAMTIVGSTQTLRAVTDADRWEPDAAFLDVVDLGLLAPESVPFGAISPQAGDAAFRYLERANRLALDGAIDAVCTAPLNKEALHAGGHRFPGHTEILAELSHTAEFAMMLTAPNLRVIHVTTHIGLLDAIARITPERVHTVIRLAHETLVRAGIPSPRIGVCGINPHAGEHGLFGRGEEEKQIEPAVARARAEGIAVDGPLPADTLFFRAVRGDFDIVVAMYHDQGHGPIKVMGLEAGVNITVGLPYIRTSVDHGTAFDIAGTGRADDGSMRAALDAAIALAPKRAVVLERDGKIG; translated from the coding sequence ATGAGCCGGCCGACGATCGGAATCACGATGGGCGACGCCGCCGGCGTCGGACCCGAGATCATCGCGAAGGCGCTGGGTCATCGCGCGTACTACGCGGCGTGCCGTCCGCTCGTCATCGGCGACGCATCGATTCTGCAGCGCGCGATGACGATCGTCGGCTCGACGCAAACGCTGCGCGCCGTCACCGACGCCGACCGCTGGGAGCCGGACGCCGCGTTCCTCGACGTCGTCGACCTGGGGCTGCTCGCGCCCGAGAGCGTTCCGTTCGGTGCGATCTCTCCGCAGGCCGGCGACGCCGCGTTCCGGTATCTGGAACGCGCCAACCGGCTCGCGCTCGACGGCGCGATCGATGCCGTGTGCACGGCGCCGCTCAACAAGGAGGCGCTGCACGCCGGCGGCCACCGCTTCCCCGGGCACACCGAGATCCTCGCCGAGCTCTCGCACACCGCAGAGTTCGCGATGATGCTGACCGCGCCGAACCTGCGCGTCATTCACGTCACGACGCACATCGGGCTGCTCGACGCGATCGCGCGGATCACGCCGGAACGCGTCCACACCGTCATCCGTCTGGCACACGAGACGCTCGTGCGCGCGGGGATCCCGTCGCCGCGGATCGGCGTGTGCGGGATCAATCCGCATGCGGGCGAGCACGGTCTGTTCGGGCGCGGCGAGGAGGAGAAGCAGATCGAGCCGGCCGTCGCGCGCGCCCGCGCCGAAGGGATCGCCGTCGACGGTCCGCTCCCCGCGGACACGTTGTTCTTCCGCGCGGTGCGCGGCGATTTCGACATCGTCGTCGCGATGTATCACGATCAGGGCCACGGCCCGATCAAAGTGATGGGCCTCGAAGCCGGCGTGAACATCACCGTGGGATTGCCGTACATTCGCACCAGCGTCGATCACGGGACGGCGTTCGACATCGCGGGGACGGGCCGGGCCGACGACGGCTCGATGCGCGCCGCGCTCGACGCGGCGATCGCGCTCGCGCCCAAACGCGCGGTCGTTCTCGAGCGTGACGGGAAGATCGGCTAG
- a CDS encoding VOC family protein, with protein sequence MRLDHIASPSFDPAATHRFYTELLDAVLTFAVSGNAGAQRWLLVEYALGDTTLASLTYAGMTPPRGGDLPDDIRHVAFSVADANGLERRRAAFSDAGVRFKVELHAPDDPTSTCTIPTAW encoded by the coding sequence ATGCGTCTGGATCACATCGCGTCGCCGAGCTTCGATCCCGCAGCGACGCACCGGTTCTACACCGAGCTCCTCGACGCCGTGCTGACGTTCGCCGTGTCGGGAAACGCCGGCGCGCAGCGTTGGCTCCTCGTCGAGTACGCCCTCGGCGATACGACCCTCGCGTCCCTGACCTACGCCGGGATGACTCCGCCGCGCGGCGGCGATCTGCCCGACGACATCCGCCACGTCGCGTTCAGCGTCGCCGACGCCAACGGGCTCGAACGACGGCGCGCAGCGTTCTCCGACGCCGGCGTGCGGTTCAAGGTCGAGCTGCACGCACCGGACGACCCCACCTCTACGTGTACGATCCCAACGGCTTGGTGA
- a CDS encoding LysR family transcriptional regulator, translated as MFSLHQLRTFLEVARTGSVREAAEHLVVSQPAVSAALASLQRAVGAPVVERDGRGLRITPAGERLANYGRQIVALLDEAVVEARAAARAGSTRVRLAVVTTAAEQLVPALLTGFAAAPDAPAVELRVANREAVWDLLAHGEVDLVLGGRPPDDRFVSWARRPNALVVVRARQAADAPLGAATWLVREPGSGTRATTDALFEALAIAPPSVTIGSNAAILGCVRAGLGVSLLSRGALARDLTAGDVVEISTAQTPLQRDWHLSAARDRAPTDGARRFVEHVLRAGAFAAS; from the coding sequence ATGTTCTCACTCCACCAGTTGCGGACGTTCCTGGAAGTGGCCCGGACCGGCTCGGTGCGGGAAGCCGCCGAGCACCTCGTCGTCTCGCAGCCGGCCGTCTCGGCGGCGCTAGCGTCGCTCCAGCGCGCCGTCGGCGCCCCGGTGGTCGAACGGGATGGGAGGGGTCTGCGCATCACGCCGGCGGGCGAGCGTCTCGCGAACTACGGCCGGCAGATCGTCGCGCTGCTCGATGAAGCCGTGGTGGAGGCGCGCGCGGCCGCGCGGGCCGGCTCGACGCGGGTGCGGCTGGCGGTCGTCACCACGGCGGCGGAGCAGCTCGTCCCGGCCCTGCTGACGGGGTTCGCCGCGGCGCCGGACGCGCCGGCCGTCGAACTGCGGGTCGCCAACCGCGAGGCCGTCTGGGATCTGCTCGCTCACGGCGAGGTCGATCTCGTCCTGGGCGGGCGGCCGCCCGACGACCGGTTCGTCAGCTGGGCGCGGCGACCCAACGCGCTGGTCGTTGTCCGAGCGCGGCAGGCGGCGGACGCGCCGCTCGGCGCGGCGACGTGGCTCGTGCGCGAGCCGGGCAGCGGAACTCGCGCGACGACCGATGCGCTCTTCGAGGCGCTGGCGATCGCGCCGCCCAGCGTCACGATCGGCTCGAATGCGGCGATCCTGGGCTGCGTGCGCGCGGGGCTTGGCGTCTCGCTGCTCTCGCGCGGCGCGCTCGCGCGCGACCTGACCGCCGGCGACGTCGTCGAGATCTCCACCGCGCAGACGCCGCTGCAGCGCGACTGGCATCTCTCCGCGGCGCGCGATCGCGCGCCGACCGACGGTGCACGGCGGTTCGTCGAGCACGTGCTGCGCGCGGGAGCGTTCGCCGCGTCGTGA
- the pcaC gene encoding 4-carboxymuconolactone decarboxylase, which produces MSDKQYETGMSVRRAVLGEEHVDRAAASTTEFTRDFQRYITENVWGELWTRPGLDRHARSMLTIAITAALGRWEELELHVRATRNTGVTRDEVKEILLHVAAYAGVPAANTAYAHAAAVYARLDDETNG; this is translated from the coding sequence ATGAGCGACAAGCAGTACGAGACCGGGATGAGCGTCCGTCGCGCCGTGCTGGGCGAAGAGCACGTCGACCGTGCGGCGGCGTCGACCACGGAGTTCACTCGCGATTTCCAACGCTACATCACCGAGAACGTGTGGGGTGAACTCTGGACGCGGCCCGGTCTCGACCGGCACGCGCGCAGCATGCTCACCATCGCGATCACCGCGGCCCTCGGCCGCTGGGAAGAACTCGAGCTCCACGTCCGCGCGACGCGCAACACCGGCGTGACGCGGGACGAGGTGAAAGAGATTCTGCTGCACGTCGCGGCTTATGCGGGCGTGCCGGCGGCCAACACCGCATACGCGCATGCCGCGGCGGTCTACGCGCGGCTCGACGACGAGACGAACGGATGA
- a CDS encoding NUDIX domain-containing protein translates to MNASPFVRRGKRTVYENPWLRFEAHEMVHPTGAPGVHGVVVTPRASAAVLLDGDEVLLVQQPRYAVDAVVVEVVKGGCRPGEDALACAIRESREEAGVTAAMWTPLGTVYELPSLVEEAVHVFLGRDLSPEALEPEDVEQIAVVRMNFADALEACADGRINDAVTAVALLRAQRALATPEGP, encoded by the coding sequence GTGAACGCGTCGCCGTTCGTGCGCCGCGGAAAGCGCACCGTCTACGAGAATCCTTGGCTTCGCTTCGAAGCGCACGAGATGGTACATCCGACCGGTGCGCCCGGCGTGCACGGGGTGGTTGTGACGCCGCGCGCGAGCGCGGCGGTCCTGCTCGACGGGGACGAGGTGCTGCTGGTGCAGCAGCCGCGCTACGCGGTCGACGCGGTCGTGGTCGAGGTCGTGAAGGGCGGCTGTCGGCCGGGCGAAGACGCGTTGGCGTGCGCGATCCGCGAGTCGCGCGAGGAAGCCGGCGTGACGGCGGCGATGTGGACGCCGCTGGGCACGGTGTACGAACTCCCTTCGCTCGTCGAGGAGGCGGTGCACGTGTTCTTGGGCCGCGACCTCTCCCCCGAGGCGCTCGAGCCCGAGGACGTGGAGCAAATCGCGGTCGTGCGGATGAACTTCGCGGACGCGCTGGAGGCCTGCGCCGACGGCCGGATCAACGATGCGGTCACGGCGGTCGCGCTGCTGCGCGCGCAGCGTGCGCTCGCGACGCCGGAGGGACCCTGA
- a CDS encoding four-carbon acid sugar kinase family protein yields the protein MKRIVVADDLTGASDAGVQFAKRGERTTVRLDAAGPWEESDPADVVVVDLDSRAETPAVAYARMRAFAAHLPARLLPLVVKKMDSTLRGNLGPELRALLEARPAATAIVCPAYPKNRRTVVDGAVYVAGVPLDRTDFARDLFSPVRDARIAAHLDTDAVLIPLATVLAGTAAIRRAVADARRAGVRVCIADAQTDADLSAVASIAGFEDELLWVGSAGLIEVLDAGAVASGGVPGVVLPATGPVVFLIGSLSTMTQRQIAAFGAHGVVVVLDPAAVARADPAVRGALAPATAAVARGDDVLVALDGSPAAVSAAVAEAGSTAAFRAASRRLRELFVAAAAPLWQGRPGSTIVLSGGDIARTFCDAHGIRRLSVLAETAPGIPVSRAMGADYRLVTKAGGFGEPGTYREILSTLRRGAIA from the coding sequence GTGAAACGGATCGTCGTCGCTGACGACCTGACCGGCGCGAGCGACGCCGGCGTGCAGTTCGCGAAGCGCGGCGAGCGCACGACGGTCCGGCTCGACGCCGCCGGTCCCTGGGAGGAGTCGGACCCTGCCGACGTGGTCGTCGTCGACCTCGATTCGCGGGCGGAGACACCCGCGGTCGCCTACGCGCGGATGCGCGCGTTTGCCGCGCACCTGCCGGCGCGGCTGCTGCCGCTAGTCGTCAAAAAAATGGACTCGACGCTGCGCGGGAACCTCGGGCCCGAACTGCGCGCGCTGCTCGAAGCGCGGCCTGCCGCGACCGCGATCGTGTGTCCCGCGTACCCGAAGAACCGGCGCACCGTCGTGGACGGGGCCGTCTACGTCGCAGGCGTTCCGCTCGACCGCACGGATTTCGCGCGCGATCTCTTTTCGCCGGTGCGCGATGCGCGAATCGCGGCGCATCTCGACACCGATGCGGTGCTGATCCCGCTGGCGACCGTGCTTGCCGGGACTGCGGCGATCCGGCGCGCCGTCGCCGACGCGCGGCGCGCAGGGGTGCGCGTCTGCATCGCGGACGCGCAGACCGACGCCGATCTGTCCGCCGTTGCGAGCATCGCGGGGTTCGAAGACGAACTGCTGTGGGTCGGATCGGCCGGCTTGATCGAAGTGCTCGACGCGGGCGCCGTGGCGTCCGGGGGCGTTCCCGGCGTCGTGCTACCGGCGACCGGGCCGGTCGTGTTCCTCATCGGCAGCCTCAGCACGATGACGCAGCGTCAGATCGCCGCGTTCGGTGCGCACGGAGTGGTCGTCGTCCTCGATCCCGCCGCCGTCGCGCGCGCCGATCCTGCCGTGCGCGGAGCGCTCGCACCGGCGACGGCGGCGGTCGCCCGCGGCGACGACGTGCTGGTCGCGCTCGACGGCAGCCCGGCGGCGGTCTCCGCAGCGGTTGCGGAAGCAGGCTCGACGGCGGCGTTCCGCGCCGCGAGCCGCCGGCTGCGCGAGCTGTTCGTCGCGGCCGCTGCGCCGCTGTGGCAAGGGCGGCCGGGATCGACGATCGTGCTCAGCGGCGGCGACATCGCGCGGACGTTTTGCGACGCGCACGGAATTCGACGGCTGTCGGTGCTCGCGGAGACGGCGCCGGGGATCCCGGTCTCGCGTGCGATGGGGGCCGACTATCGGCTGGTCACGAAAGCCGGCGGATTCGGCGAACCGGGAACGTATCGCGAGATTCTCAGCACGTTACGGAGAGGGGCGATCGCATGA
- a CDS encoding phosphoribulokinase, which translates to MARPIMVAVGGDSGTGKSTLCKGLDALFGAERIVEICLDDYHSLDRAQRKAVGLTALNPRANDFASMEEDLWRLAHGETISKPVYDHSDGTFGPRETVTSHEIVLVHGLFPLYTRALRALFDVSVWLDPQPDLKVAWKVQRDMSQRGYTEEQVRAEIEARRPDIDAHIAPQREHADLCVTFSRATPQTDNAKLDARIAKGGRFAPLDYSQFASRSTHLRQIEGGEGPFPRTIIELDGDVDDETAHAVQAEIRRHMGTRHLAGGVDTLGVFSDAKGLRTSHTLAIAQLLIARRVCLVLDARAGAVAA; encoded by the coding sequence ATGGCACGTCCGATCATGGTCGCCGTCGGCGGGGATTCCGGGACCGGGAAATCGACCTTGTGCAAAGGGCTCGACGCACTGTTCGGCGCCGAGCGCATCGTCGAAATCTGCTTGGACGACTATCACTCGCTCGACCGTGCCCAGCGCAAGGCCGTCGGGCTCACCGCGCTCAACCCGCGCGCGAACGACTTCGCGTCGATGGAAGAAGACTTGTGGCGGCTCGCGCACGGCGAGACGATCTCGAAACCCGTCTACGATCACAGCGACGGAACGTTCGGGCCGCGCGAGACGGTGACGTCGCACGAGATCGTCCTCGTGCACGGGCTCTTCCCGCTCTACACGCGTGCGCTGCGCGCGCTCTTCGACGTCTCGGTGTGGCTCGATCCGCAGCCCGACCTGAAGGTCGCGTGGAAGGTACAACGCGACATGTCGCAGCGCGGCTACACCGAGGAGCAGGTCCGCGCGGAGATCGAAGCGCGCCGGCCCGACATCGACGCGCACATCGCGCCGCAACGGGAGCACGCCGATCTGTGCGTAACGTTCTCGCGCGCGACTCCGCAGACCGACAACGCGAAGCTCGACGCGCGGATCGCGAAGGGCGGCCGCTTCGCCCCGCTCGACTACAGCCAGTTCGCGAGCCGTTCGACGCACCTGCGCCAGATCGAGGGCGGCGAGGGACCGTTTCCCCGCACGATCATCGAACTCGACGGCGACGTCGACGACGAGACGGCGCACGCGGTGCAGGCCGAGATCCGGCGCCACATGGGGACGCGCCACCTGGCCGGCGGCGTCGACACGCTGGGCGTCTTCAGCGACGCGAAGGGGCTGCGCACCTCGCACACGCTCGCGATCGCGCAGCTGCTGATCGCGCGCCGCGTGTGCCTGGTTCTGGACGCGCGCGCCGGAGCGGTCGCCGCGTAG